The following coding sequences are from one Triticum aestivum cultivar Chinese Spring chromosome 5A, IWGSC CS RefSeq v2.1, whole genome shotgun sequence window:
- the LOC123104052 gene encoding RNA cytosine C(5)-methyltransferase NSUN2, whose protein sequence is MGGGRKRGRSQRRHFKQERENVWKDNPRRPPASAGEGGEGNGWQPFATENLAFEAYYKGQQIVPEEEWDAFMSMLRKPLPAAFRINASSQFCQDICSQLENDFRKSLETEVNDDHEKEAIRPLAWYPGNLAWHLNFSRMQLRRNQALESFHEFLKQENEVGNITRQEAVSMVPPLFLNVQPDHHILDMCAAPGSKTFQLLEMIHQSTKPGVLPTAMVVANDVDVQRCNLLIHQTKRMCTANLIVTNHEAQNFPGCSLAKFCPEAYIDESKPQRLEFDRILCDVPCSGDGTVRKAPDMWRTWNIGMGNGLHRLQVEIAMRGIALLKVGGRMVYSTCSMNPVENEAVVGEILRRCGDSVELLDVSNELPELIRRPGLSTWKVRDRASWLGSHKDVLHYRKNAILPSMFPSGKATTDSCTAGGSVEVNIDAVDADMSESGGMVEGKQETKIATDDSNNGDNGKTEEIEQDESESVKVSRGSNEKTDSTSIVTEHSNLPLHRCMRIIPHDQNSGAFFIAVLQKLSPLNESPVVEVMKGEHSTSKDKALKCSNGQGSDKVPAEEISVQQPGVDDSHVLVEQQNRDMDAEISKDRSSEEAKVIAGEVQNDQATRRDKRKTQNQGRWRGVDPVIFFKDEATIRSIVSFYGIKDSFTLEGHLVTRNPDTNHVKRIYYVSKSVTEVLDLNVKVGERLKITSLGLKIFERQSSKEGSPCTFRLSSEGLPLLLPYITKQILYASAIDFQHLLQYRIIKFPDFVDAKFGEQASALLQGCCVVILREGHEDLESIGMDPSAIAVVCWKGKTNLCVMVTPMDGRELLDRISFRFGLKIPKVDDGKPDLKSDDGSDEQPDGGAETVDPDCMPESKAAEDMDISDVKDAE, encoded by the exons ATGGGGGGCGGCAGGAAGCGCGGGCGCTCGCAGCGTCGTCACTTCAAGCAGGAGCGCGAGAACGTCTGGAAGGACAACCCCAGGCGCCCTCCCGCCTCCGCCGGCGAAGGAGGCGAGGGGAACGGCTGGCAGCCGTTCGCCACGGAGAACCTGGCCTTCGAGGCCTACTACAAG GGGCAGCAAATTGTTCCTGAGGAAGAGTGGGATGCCTTCATGAGCATGCTCCGGAAGCCATTGCCAGCCGCTTTTAGGATTAATGCGAG CTCTCAGTTTTGTCAAGACATTTGTTCACAATTAGAAAATGACTTCAGGAAGTCGTTAGAGACTGAG GTCAATGATGACCATGAAAAAGAGGCTATTCGGCCTTTGGCTTGGTACCCTGGCAATCTTGCATGGCATTTGAACTTCTCTCGGATGCAACTGAGGAGAAACCAGGCGCTTGAGAG TTTCCAtgaattcttgaagcaagagaatgAAGTTGGTAATATTACCAGGCAAGAGGCTGTCAGCATG GTCCCACCTTTGTTTCTGAATGTGCAACCTGACCATCATATTCTTGACA TGTGTGCCGCTCCAGGGTCTAAAACTTTCCAGTTACTTGAGATGATCCACCAGTCAACAAAGCCTGGAGTGCTTCCAACTGCCATG GTGGTAGCTAATGATGTTGACGTGCAAAGATGCAACCTTCTTATTCATCAGACGAAGAGAATGTGCACAGCCAACCTGATAGTGACAAATCATGAAGCCCAAAATTTTCCTGGCTGTAGTCTTGCAAAGTTCTGTCCAGAAGCATACATAGACGAGTCCAAGCCGCAGAGGTTGGAATTTGATCGTATTCTGTGTGATGTGCCATGTAGTGGTGATGGAACTGTCCGTAAGGCTCCTGATATGTGGAGAACATG GAATATCGGCATGGGAAATGGACTTCATCGTCTCCAAGTGGAAATAGCAATGCGCG GCATTGCACTGCTTAAAGTGGGCGGAAGGATGGTCTACTCAACATGCTCAATGAATCCTGTTGAAAATGAAGCTGTTGTTGGTGAG ATTCTGCGGAGATGTGGGGATTCTGTTGAACTCCTTGATGTTTCTAATGAGCTACCTGAATTGATCCGCCGTCCTGGACTTAGCACTTGGAAG GTACGGGATAGAGCGTCTTGGTTGGGCAGTCATAAAGATGTACTTCACTACAGGAAGAATGCAATATTGCCAAGTATGTTCCCTTCGGGTAAAGCTACCACGGACAGCTGTACGGCGGGTGGCAGTGTTGAGGTCAACATAGATGCAGTCGATGCAGATATGAGTGAGTCAGGGGGTATGGTAGAGGGAAAACAAGAAACGAAGATAGCGACTGATGACAGCAATAACGGTGACAATGGCAAGACTGAAGAGATAGAACAAGATGAATCTGAGTCTGTTAAAGTTTCAAGGGGCTCAAATGAAAAAACAGATTCAACCTCCATCGTTACAGAGCATTCAAATTTACCACTGCATCGTTGCATGAGAATTATTCCTCATGACCAAAACAGTGGAGCATTTTTTATAGCAGTCCTTCAGAAACTCTCTCCGCTGAATG AGAGTCCGGTGGTAGAAGTGATGAAAGGTGAGCACAGTACCTCGAAAGACAAGGCTTTGAAATGTTCTAATGGTCAGGGATCAGATAAGGTGCCGGCTGAAGAAATTTCAGTTCAGCAGCCAGGGGTTGATGATAGCCATGTTCTCGTTGAGCAACAAAACAGAGACATGGATGCTGAAATTTCAAAAGATAGAAGCTCTGAGGAAGCTAAGGTGATTGCTGGTGAGGTGCAAAATGATCAAGCGACAAGGAGAGATAAGAGAAAGACCCAGAACCAAGGCAGATGGAGAGGGGTTGATCCTGTGATATTTTTCAAAGACGAAGCGACAATCAGAAGCATAGTATCTTTCTACGGCATCAAGGATTCATTTACCCTTGAAGGCCATCTTGTGACTAGGAACCCTGATACTAATCATGTCAAAAGAATATACTATGTCTCAAAATCAGTTACAGAAGTTTTGGACCTCAATGTGAAAGTTGGCGAGCGGCTGAAAATTACCTCACTTGGCTTAAAGATATTT GAAAGGCAGTCGTCAAAGGAGGGTTCGCCATGCACATTTAGGCTATCATCCGAGGGATTGCCTCTGCTGCTTCCTTACATCACCAAACAGATTCTATATGCATCTGCAATAGACTTTCAGCACCTCTTACAGTACAGAATCATTAAATTCCCTGATTTTGTGGATGCAAAATTCGGTGAGCAAGCTTCAGCTTTGCTACAAGGTTGCTGTGTCGTAATATTGCGTGAAG GGCATGAGGATCTAGAGTCCATAGGCATGGATCCCTCTGCAATCGCCGTTGTTTGTTGGAAAGGAAAGACCAATCTGTGCGTCATGGTCACCCCCATGGATGGGAGGGAGCTGCTTGACAGGATCTCGTTTCGTTTCGGGCTCAAAATCCCAAAAGTTGATGATGGGAAGCCTGACCTGAAGAGTGACGATGGATCGGATGAGCAGCCTGATGGTGGCGCCGAGACAGTTGATCCAGATTGTATGCCTGAGAGCAAAGCAGCAGAAGACATGGATATCTCAGATGTCAAGGACGCCGAGTAG